The Candidatus Schekmanbacteria bacterium nucleotide sequence GTTTTTTTGTTTATAATTCCAGAATGTTGAAAAGAGGTAAAGGATGATTGAAGTAAAGGGACTGTCAAAACATTATAGGTCAATTAAAGCAGTTGACAATATTTCCTTCCATGTAGAAAAAGGCGATATAGTCGGTTTTTTAGGCCCTAACGGTGCAGGTAAAACAACGACAATGCGAATGCTTACCTGTTTTATCCCTCCAACATCGGGACAGGCGTCCGTTGCGGGCTATGACATAATCAAACAACCAATGGAGGTTAAAAAAAATATAGGCTATCTTCCTGAAAATCCGCCCGTTTATAAAGATATGGTAGTTACATCCTACCTTGAATTCGCAGGAAAGATTAGGGGATTGACAGGAAACAACTTAAAGAAGAGGCTTGATTATGTCGTTGAAAGATGCGGGATTAAAGAGGTGAAAAAAAGACTCGTTGGCAATCTCTCAAAAGGATACAGGCAGAGAGTAGGGCTTGCTCAGGCATTGATTCATGATCCGAAAGTATTGATTCTCGATGAGCCCACGATTGGTTTGGACCCTAAGCAGATTACCGATATACGCAGTTTGATAAAGGAACTTGGCGGAGAAAGAACAATAATTTTAAGCACTCATATATTGCCTGAAGTTACAATGACCTGCAACAAAGTTATAATTATCAATAAGGGGAAGATAGCCGCTACTGATAAACAGGAAAATCTCTCCCGCAATGTCATTGGCTGTGAGAAAGTATTTGTACTTTTGTCCAATCCACCGACTTCATTTGAAAATGAGATTGCTTCTGCTTTGAAGGGAATCATTTCAGTCAAAAAGGATGAAAATGATTCGAATGGATTTGTAATAGAAACTGAGAGAGATGTTGATATTCGTGAAGATTTGACCAGATACTGCTATGAACGAAATTATGGCATTAAAGAAATAAAAAGAATTTCAGCCAGCT carries:
- a CDS encoding ATP-binding cassette domain-containing protein, encoding MIEVKGLSKHYRSIKAVDNISFHVEKGDIVGFLGPNGAGKTTTMRMLTCFIPPTSGQASVAGYDIIKQPMEVKKNIGYLPENPPVYKDMVVTSYLEFAGKIRGLTGNNLKKRLDYVVERCGIKEVKKRLVGNLSKGYRQRVGLAQALIHDPKVLILDEPTIGLDPKQITDIRSLIKELGGERTIILSTHILPEVTMTCNKVIIINKGKIAATDKQENLSRNVIGCEKVFVLLSNPPTSFENEIASALKGIISVKKDENDSNGFVIETERDVDIREDLTRYCYERNYGIKEIKRISASLEDIFINLVTTEKEQ